The sequence GCCTGTTAAATGAGGAAACTTTCCTTTTCCTTCTCAAACGTAATCCAGTTGTAGATTTATCTGGGTTGTAAAAAGAAACTGCTTGTTCTCTGATTGTGTTGGCTTCATACAAGCTCATCAGATTGTTGCAACAACGAACTTTGTTACCCTTTTGAAGATCACAATTATTTGCTAAAACTTTCGAGATTACTCCAAATTATCTACGCTTGGTTCTTATTTAACTTGGTTTGTGCTCATTCAGATTTCAGAATCAAGCATGTCTTATAGCAAGCCAATTCTATAGCTTTACTGAATTTAGTTGAGCTTGATCAAAGAGTTCTGATGTACAAGCCTAACAGTGAACATTTTTGCAATCAGCGACTTCCATCACTGCCTCTTTTTCACAATTGCCGCAGTTTATGTTTCTTGTTTAACACTTTGTTGTCGAAATGAAAGAAATCTAATTGGTCTGCTTTGATAGTTGACTTGCTAACAACCTGGTCTGCTTTGATAGTTGACTTGCTAACAATCTTGGTACCAAATCATGCAGCTTATAGTGTTCTtagtttttaaaacatttttgatTCAGCTTATTGTGTTGTTGCAAAAGAATCTGTTGGAAAGCAGATATCAATTGCATTTCTTGAACGTATAAAAGCTGATTTCAAGAAAAGGTATGGTGGTGGCAAAGCAGATACAGCAGTCGCAAAAAGTCTCAACAAAGAATTTGGGTATGCTCCCTCAAATGATTTGTTAGTTTTATGCTCAGTTGAATTGTAACAACTGCCCAAAACctggaaagtttgtgaaatgcAGGCCAATCATGAAAGAACATATGCAATATATAATTGACCATGCTGACGAGATCGAGAAGCTTTTAAAAGTTAAGGCCCAAGTCTCAGAAGTCAAAAGTATTATGCTGGAGAATATAGACAAGGTACGTGGAGTGAACTGGAGAAATATTTATGCTTACCACTTTTTTATTGGTGTTTCAGATTATACTTGCTGTGTTGCACCGTTTCATTTCTATGAACGGCAATTTCAGTGGACTGATACAACATGAAACCATTTCTTTTAAAGCTTTTTTTACGTATGTGTGATTCATGCAAGGTGCTCAATAAAGGATGTGAATATTTGTGATTACAAAGCTACAAATGTACCATAAATTTACTTCTTTGTTTGTGAGTTCTAATTTAATAACCTTAGTTTTTCCTTATTATTTGATCCAATGCATCTTTAGACCATTGAGAGAGGAGAAAACTTAACCATCCTTAATAACAAGGCTGAAGACCTGCGTGATTCGGTATGTTGAATGATTGGCATTTTCTGTGCAGTATGTCTTGGGATCACACAGTGCTTACTTACATATTCTCTGGGACATGTTCATTTTGTGATTTAGGCCCGAGAATTCAAGAACAAAGGAGCACAAATACGACGAAAAATGTGGTATcagaatatgaaaataaagatcGTCGTGCTTGGAATTGTTCTACTCTTGGTACTGATCATCTGGCTTTCTGTTTGCCATGGTTTCAACTGCACCAACTAGAACATCAAAGTTGTTTCGAGTTACAACCGATATTATCCCAATCTAAAATTTCAGAGAATATGATAATGTCCCAAGAATCTTTGGCTTGGGttttaatttttgaggaaaactTGTTATGTAATCTTGCAATGGATTTTGTTAGATGTAATGCGTAAGTTTTTTAGATGTGTACAAGAAATAATAGAacgtttgatattttttttaatttatatcagTTTGAGCTCATCGATCCGGTTTTATCTTATTTTGCCTAATTTTCATAGTTAGCTCAActgattaaaaaaaactaaaactgaaAGCAAAATAAAAGATAGATGCAATTTTAACATGGATCGGTCCAACCAAACTATATTTATAGGTTCATATCCACATATCAAGCAAATTCACTAAATCTCATATGTTACACTCATACAAGGACTTATTCAAATTAAACTATCTATTTTCTAATGACGTCTGTATGTCGAATACTTTCAATAGACTTCACTTGATCAACACCGCTCATATTCAATATCAGCCAACTCGAACACTCTTCAATAACATGCTGAATGTTATTTCCTGAGAACGTCACTTTCCTCTTCCGAtgaataaatcatcaataagtAAATGCTCGTGCACCACCAGCAATAGAAAAGctctcaaaacataataataaagTGTCGTTGTTTGAATCTTGTCTAAGTAGTTGTCGCAACACAGAATGCAATACGAAATGAACATATTCATTTTGGGTCATTAATTTCATATCCAACCAACTAACCAGACAAGCTCACAACATAAAATATGTCATATACAAAAAATATCACTCTCTGCCAAGAACTCGTATTCTTTTCCCGAAATATGTCTGAATGAATATTAGTGTATAAAAAGCAACAACCAACAAATCAACTCTAAAAGAGTTGACATTAAAATTTCATCGGCATCCCTCAACCACACATGACCACTATCAACAATCTTCAAAATTAATGAACACTCTTTTATATAGAAGACCTCGTCATATCCATGATAGacattatatttcaaaataatgttattaatatattttcgtcacatattcaaacaaatattttattcattatctctttatcttcaaaatcttcaaatcaatattttaattttcttgacaAGATAATGAAATCGCCTTGGTCCAACCAAGAAAGACATGGGAATTTTAGAGTGTGCCATCTCAAAGCGAGATTGGGCTTATATATGTGATAGTCTGTCCGACTTTTGATAGGTCGGAAGACAATATCAATAATTGAAATTTCTGAATTTTGACAGTAAACTAAGTTCGAAAGTACTTTGGCTCCCAAAAGATTTCTAGCAACTAGACGAGAAGAGGCATCTTACTTCATTTCTAATCTAAATTTAACACGTTCACACGAAAAGCTGAAGAAAAGAAGACTTTCGCTAAAACAAGTTATTCTTTATCTAAAAAATATAACCAACCAAAAATCATATGTAACACAATACAATAAATTCCAAAATTGAATGATTAGATTAACTAATGagtctaatttttattttacacaaaacacaaattttgaaatgataaatacatgttaaatttttatatgaaatgtgattttattaattgTGTGTGTAATATAGGAATATTTAGATTTGGACTGCATATTAAAAAATCCAATAAAAGTTACGAAAGCAAATCCAAAAACTCATTACTATAGTTGTAGATATAATAAAACTTCTATAAATTaatacttattaattaattatttttctaatatGATATCTTTTATTGGTCTTGACTTGAGCCAATGtactaaattaataattacgataaattaataatataacaaattttcgaaaaaattatataaaactaTGGtctttttaatatcaaaactaATAATTTTCTAAAAGCACATATACTACTAGAAAAATTTagtaaaattatgaaaatattattgttgGTTTTCATGTTTGTCTTctcattaaatttaattatattattatctttGTTTATACTATGAATTTTATTTcgatacaattaatattatttaattataaaaaattatcacctaattatttttataaacatataagtatatgaaattttttatgtattaattCAATGAGTGTAATAGACGCGATGGTGAAACACAATaactttttatgtaattaactttatatttttttgaataaaaaaactcTTTAATATAAAGATCATCAATTAACTGATAcctttataaattaataaaatattatgatcatattaatttatatatgttttagtGGGAGTATATATAATAAACTTTATTATTTAGTTAGTTTTGAAGCAAAAACCGTAGATCGAGAATCTAGAGGTTATTTCGTTATTAAAAAACAAACTGAAATATGATACTTCAGCATCTCAACAAAACAATGGGATAATACTCGAGTTTTTCATCTTTGTTCTACCAACTTTCTTAAGGACATCTTCGATTTGTTGTGGTGTATAATACAATGgattatcataaatatttatcgtcttttggatttttttttaagatctcTCGAGAGTTTAGAGGAATTCGAGACTATTTCTAAGAATTTactattttgaatcatattttaCCTTATATTTTGTTCTTAATTGTTCCTTTGTTAGatatccttattttaaatattccaaaatattagaataaatctttgaaaataataaatctcaAATATATGTTCGGAtctataatttgaaaaatatctcATCTTTATAAAAATAAGTTACAAACTAATGATAATAtaatatgtcaaaaatattcaACTTATACTTTGAtactgttgaaaattaatattttaatattgaatgttgaatatttgaatgttgaaaattaggtaaaattaggtgttgaatattgaaatttgtgtgtgatgatgaaggtaatgatgtaatttatttttggattatttgtaaagattttctatatatagatctctcatttgtgaagaaaatcacaattgagttgagagaaaaatattataaagtgtgtagtgtgataattttgagagtttgagatttttactttttaccgtaaatttttactttttcacaacacgttatcagcacgaagctctaaaagtcctccatatttttccaagctccaaaacagaagaaaaatgtaacaaaagtaataatatttattttattgtttatttatttattgtttatatatttaatatataatgttattataaataataaaaataaaattttcaaaaaacttgttataaatcctagGAGGATGTTAaaacgacatcccacactcccggtaagggatacgataagtataaaagcctataagatttttaaacaaaatatcttatgacatttcattataatattgtgatatgatatacataattatttaaaacattactaatattatatacaccatattattaccataaaattatacaaatatatatatttattttcttgtacaccaagggtcataaacggtaacaaaacggctagtttttgctctataaatatgatttcacaaacacattcaatcactccaactttctcttcttctctaaaattattcttcatcaaatttttgaagaaaaaagaagatggctttcagaaagttatttttaattactttggttatcatactcacgagtcttgtatttatcggagaatatcctcctcgtgtgttttctttatttttacgaatgcttgtacttGTTGTGTATCCATTAATTTGTATTGAAATATTCATTAacaaataaaatgcatcataattctttttagtaccaccatggctaacttggcaaagctcgaattcattgctcttgatattacgggaaaaaattatatgccatggactctcgatgtagaaatgcatcttgagtcattaggtctaaatgagaccataaaagaaaatggcatatgcacatcacaagaaaagacaagtgccatgatatttttgcgtcgacatctcgacgagggattaaaatgtgaatatctgattgaaaaagatcccatggctttgtggaagggattaaaagaaagattcgaacatataagagaagttatacttccgaccgcccgggatgaatggaatacgttgagattccaagattttaagaaagtcagtgattacaactcggcgatgtatcgaataatctcgcaactgaaattttgtgggcatgatattactgaattggaaatgcttgaaaaaacattttccacttttcacgcatcgaatataactctacaacaacaatatagagtgcgtggattttcgagatattctgaactaatcGCATGTCCCTTTGTGGCGGAAAAGGATAATgagcttttaatgagaaatcatcaggcatgacccactggttcaacgacatttcctgaagtaaatatcgtaagcaaaaatgaatttaaacctggaaaccaaaatcaaagttatagacaagattttggtcgaggacaaaatcgaggtcgtggtcgtggacgtgaaagtggtcgtggtcgtggtcgtggacgcggccgtggttttgaaaataatcgagatagttatttctataactcatctcaaaagagcgtcccaaaccatccaccgaaaagacatcaagagaatatgagtgttaatgagaatcactcaaaaagatttgaaagttcttgtttcagatgtggtactccaggacattggtcccgtatttgtcgagcccctgagcacctttgtaaattttataaagaatcaataaaggggaaagaaaaggagaccaactttactgaacacagtgaacctttgagtggttcaactcattttgatgctggagattttctgattgatttctcagataatgatcaatttgctggtggaataaatatgtaaaatattttatttttttcatgtactcgtatgataatgttttgtagtgtattttattgtcagtaattttatttcattgcatatttttttgaagttcaaatatgaaaaatgctatgaaccaagctgaagtttgcatacctgatagtggtacaatgCACACTTAGGGAAGGCAACTTTCCCCGCGGGTTCGGATCCCCGCGGGAAAAACCCAAAACGGGACAGTTTCGGGGGAGAGCTATCGGGTTCGGTTTCGATTTCGGGGATTTtaaaaatccccgaacccgcctcgataataataataataataaaatataaatataaatatacgaaataaaaaaatatatttaacataacCCCTCAATTCCCATTCTTGATTCTCCAATTCTGCCATTCACGCTCACGGCTCACAATTCCCATTCTTGAATCTTGATTCTCCCATTCTGCCATTCACGACTTCCACTCTCGACTTTCAAGGTACTATCAACACTCCAAGTCTCCAAATCTTCACCAACACTCCAAGTCTGTAgtagatttttattttcttgaaaatatgcTGGCTACTTGAAATCTTTGTGCTTGAATGTGGCTTCTTGTCTACGATTCagcattttgaaaattaataattctgCCTATCACATGCTATTATggtttatttcaattattttctaTGTTAGTTGTTTGCGTAGCATTTTTTATTTACCACAAATTACTTGAATGTGGTTGAGAGTACAAacttcttttattattattattattattgaaaaagAGAGCTAAAAAATACAGGCAAAGATTTTGTTGATGTTTACCACAAATTACTTGAATGTGGTTGAGAGTTCAAAATAGTGAAAGCTGATTTTTGATATTATCGTTTGGTTAACATAATTAGGAAAAACAAATTAATCCTCCTTGCTAAAAAGTTGTTAAAACTAATCTTTTACTATATTAtcattttattcaaaaatttatttttagtaaatttgtattttatcaATACAAATATTCATTCTCTGTttacatttttctttctttctttgtttttgttttttttttaaattcatattcTTTTTAATGGATTTGATTTTCGTGGGAGGAAATTGTTTCTGTATTCAGAATCTTTTTTGCTTGAGTGTTGCAAAATTATAATGCTTTTTATGATAACCAATTTGACATATGATGATGGTATAATTGAggtgaaataattttttaaacatgAATTTGTTTCCGTTAGTGATGGCATTTCTATAGTATCCTTCATCCCATAATTATCCACCTCTTATGCAAATTATTTGATATCATTTCAGATGGAATCTAACGATAAAGAGGTTGAGACTGCTGCAACTGTGGGAGGTCAAGCACTTGAATCGAAAAATGAGAGTGTTTCGATCGAGGAAAATGAAATACCTCAAAATGAGAATTTAGATGCTGAAATTATGGGAGCAGATGgtggaaataaaagaaaatttagatCTCCTGCATGGGATCATTTTGAGAGGAAGCTAATTGGAGGAAAATGGAAAGCGATATGCAATGATTGTAAGAAGTCTTTAGGTGGTGAAAGTAAGAATGGTACCAGACATTTACTTGACCACATAAAAACATGTTTGCACAAAAAACAGAAGACTATAAAACAATCtctattgcacccaacaaaatCCAATGACGAGACAACGATGCTTGGGACATACCATTTCAACCAAGACCACGGGAGGGAAGAGCTTGCGAATATGATTATATTGCATGAGTATCCGCTATCTATGGTTGATCATATGGGCTTTAGAAGGTACTCTTATACCTTACAACCGTTATTTAAAGTTGTTTCCCGCAACACAGTTAAGAACGATATCATGAAGATATTTGAGCAAGAAAGAGATAAAACAATGAAATTATTGGATTCAAATGCTAGTCGGATTGCATTGACTATTGATATGTGGACGTCAAATAATCAAAAAAGAGGATTCATGGCAATCACTTCACACTTCATCGATGCTTCATGGAAACTACAAAGTCGGCTTCTAAGGtaaattttttcttctctcttaAAATTTGCACTTTTATTTACCGTTAATAATATTACTATCgttgtttaaatttattatatttcttttttttactaGGTTTATATATGTGCCGTGTCCACATACTGCTGGGGTGCTTGCAAATTCCCTTGTTGATTGCCTCTTGGATTGGAATTTGGATCGTAAGTTATATACTTTAACTATTGATAATTGCACAACTAATGATGTTATGATTGAGCTTATTCTAGATAAGCTTCCTCCGAGTTCACTTATTTTAGAAGGTAAATTATTTCACATGCGGTGTTGTGCCcatattttgaatttgattgtGAGGGATGGACTACAATTAATCAGTGGTAGTATTGAAACAATTCGATATAGTATTGGATTTTGGACAGAAACACCGAAAAGAgatgaaaaatttattgaaacaGCTCGACAGTTGAAGGTTCCAAGCACTAAAATATTGGAACTTGATTGCAAAACACGTTGGAACTCTACATATTTAATGCTTAACACTGCATTGGAATATAAAGATGTGTTTGCTCGTTTGAAACACCGTGAGAGTTTGTATAAAAGAGTTCCCACAGAAGATGATTGGTCAAAAGTGAGAGAGTTTTCTTCTAAATTGGAGATTTTTTATGATGCCACAGAGTTGCTTTCGGGGACCAAGTATCCCactataaatattttcttctcaactATTTGTGATATTAAGTTGGCAATTGATGATTGGCTTCTTTTGGATGATAATGTGGCGAATACAATGGCaacaaatatgaaattaaagtttgaaaagtattggGAGATGATGAATTGTTTATTAGCAATTGGGAGCATTTTAGATCCGAGGTACAAGATGAAGacaattcaattttattatcatcTTGTTTATGGTGATATGTCTTCATTTGAgattgaaaaaataaagaaaaagttgTATGAAATTGTTGAAGAGTACAAGAAGAAATCCAAACAATCTCAGGAAGTGAAAGATTCACGATCTTCATATTTAAGGCCTCCACTTCCTAAGCGTGGTAGTTATGCTGATAAATTTGAGATGTTCATGGATTCCAATACTAATACTGAACTTGAGAAGTCGGAGTTGGATTATTATTTAAAAGAGTCTTTGTTGCCAAGAAATACAAGTTACTTTGATATCTTATGTTGGTGGAAGACGAATGGGATCAAATAGCCCATTTTGCATGATATTGCAAAGGATGTGTTGGCCATTCATGTGACGACTGTTGCTTCTGAATCAACATTCAGTACTAGTGGGAGAGTTTTAAGTGCTCATCGTAATCGACTTCATCCTAAAACTGTGGAGGCTTTGATGTGTGCTCGAGATTGGTTATGGAGTGAAACTCGAGGTATTAAATAGTTTCAAAACaaattgtttatgatattttatttatatttttattttataatattttctaattttttttgtcttaTTAGATTCTATAGCTTCGAAGGATCAAAAGTTTGACAACGATTCTGATATAGAGGTAAGTAATAAGTTGattttttattgtattaaagtgctttaaatttatatattttttctctatgtcttattattttttaggaGCCGGAGTCATGCACTAACAGTAACACTGATTATAGCATGGAGTGATGTGATGTGATATATCGGAGAAGAAAGTAATCTGAAGATGCTAACGAGTTTGATCTTttatatttattggaactatgaaattttttttttgagaatattgaacTGTGGATTATTAATGTTATGTAtgtcattaaatttttgtaTCAATACTTTTCaagtcaaattaaaaaaatttgtgtcaaTTCAATAAAGacttaaaatttcattaaaaaaaaaaattcaagcggGGACGGGGACGGGGATCTTCCCCGATTGGTAGAATCGGGGATGGGGGCGGGGATATAAATCGGGGGGTCCCCGCCCCCGCCCcggcccattgccatccctacacacactatcctccgagataaaagatatttcttggaattaaaaccaacaaaaacaatggtgaatacaatatcaggtcctgtagacttgattaaaggatgtggtaaagcacaatttttgttacctaatggtacaaaatttttgatcaatgatgctttgtattcaccacaatcgaaaagaaatttgttgagttttaatgatatatattcccatgggtatgataatcaaacaatgaatgaagggaatgagaaatatatgtgtcttaccacatataaatcaggaaagaaatatgtgattgaaaaaatactaatgctccctactggattgcattatacacatataagttccattgaatcaaacatggtagttgataattcttcaatattaaccaattggcatgatcgattaggacatcctggttcaacaatgatgcgaagaattatagaaaatacacatggtcatccgttgaaagaccagaagatctttcagaataataagtttcaatgtaaagcatgttctcttggaaaacttattataagaccatcaccagccaaaatccaaactgaatcaccaatgtttcttgaacgtattcagggtgatatttgtggaccaatccatccaccatgtggaccattcagatactttatggtattgattgatgcctccagcagatggtcacatgtatgtttattgtcaactcgaaatgttgcatttgcaagattacttgctcaaataataaaattgaggaatcaatttcccgattatacaatcaagaaaattagacttgataatgctggtgaatttacttcccagactttcaatgattattgtatgtctatgggaatcattgttgagcatcctgttgctcatgtacatactcaaaatggattggctgaatcattgattaaacgtctgcaaatgattgctagaccaatgattatgaaaacaaagctccctatttctatatggggacatgcaattttacatgctgcttcattaattcgcatcagaccaagtgcatatcataaatactccccattgcagcttgcatttggtaaagaaccagacatttctcatctgagaatttttggatgtatggtgtatgtgcctattgcaccacctcaacgaaagaaaatgggacctcaaagaaagattggaatttatattggttatgatagtccatcgatcattcgatatcttgaaccacagacaggcgacgtgttcacagcacgttttgctgattgtcattttaatgaggaaatcttcccaatgttagggggagaacagaaacataccgaaaaagaaattacat comes from Primulina huaijiensis isolate GDHJ02 chromosome 2, ASM1229523v2, whole genome shotgun sequence and encodes:
- the LOC140962530 gene encoding vesicle-associated membrane protein 724, giving the protein MGHESFIYSFVARGTMVLAEYTEFTGNFPAIAAQCLQKLPSSNNKFTYKCDHHIFNFLVEDGYAYCVVAKESVGKQISIAFLERIKADFKKRYGGGKADTAVAKSLNKEFGPIMKEHMQYIIDHADEIEKLLKVKAQVSEVKSIMLENIDKTIERGENLTILNNKAEDLRDSAREFKNKGAQIRRKMWYQNMKIKIVVLGIVLLLVLIIWLSVCHGFNCTN
- the LOC140962544 gene encoding zinc finger BED domain-containing protein RICESLEEPER 2-like encodes the protein MESNDKEVETAATVGGQALESKNESVSIEENEIPQNENLDAEIMGADGGNKRKFRSPAWDHFERKLIGGKWKAICNDCKKSLGGESKNGTRHLLDHIKTCLHKKQKTIKQSLLHPTKSNDETTMLGTYHFNQDHGREELANMIILHEYPLSMVDHMGFRRYSYTLQPLFKVVSRNTVKNDIMKIFEQERDKTMKLLDSNASRIALTIDMWTSNNQKRGFMAITSHFIDASWKLQSRLLRFIYVPCPHTAGVLANSLVDCLLDWNLDRKLYTLTIDNCTTNDVMIELILDKLPPSSLILEGKLFHMRCCAHILNLIVRDGLQLISGSIETIRYSIGFWTETPKRDEKFIETARQLKVPSTKILELDCKTRWNSTYLMLNTALEYKDVFARLKHRESLYKRVPTEDDWSKVREFSSKLEIFYDATELLSGTKYPTINIFFSTICDIKLAIDDWLLLDDNVANTMATNMKLKFEKYWEMMNCLLAIGSILDPRYKMKTIQFYYHLVYGDMSSFEIEKIKKKLYEIVEEYKKKSKQSQEVKDSRSSYLRPPLPKRGSYADKFEMFMDSNTNTELEKSELDYYLKESLLPRNTSYFDILCWWKTNGIK